The Lolium rigidum isolate FL_2022 chromosome 1, APGP_CSIRO_Lrig_0.1, whole genome shotgun sequence region tgatacttcacctttatgggcctaggggaatgcgttgtgtatttggctactaattgtggggtggcgggagtgacagaaacccaaacccccgttaggaaaccggtgcacgagtgagtgtaggatctcaaagtttaaggctgtggttagatttatcttaattactttcttgtagttgaggatgcttgcaagaggtataatcacaagtatgtattagtccaagtatggggtagtgcattagtataggttcacccacacaacacttaccaaaccattgaatattattcAGCTATGTGAAGCAAAAGCACTTGAcgtaattcccgtgtgtcctcaaaaacgtttgttcatcataagtaaaacaactggcttgtcctttgctctaaaaaggattgggccactcactacaattattattactgcattttatttactcgtactttatttgtctgtaataccaaatacccctgcaaacctattcactagtgtttacagtgaatcatcgatcaaaactgctcgtcaacgccgtctactcgtcgttaggttcgacactcttatttatcgaaagtactacgatacaccctatacttgtgggtcatcaacaatCATAAAAGAATCGGCCTAGTAAAGTCAGTTTGTCGAAATCTTACACAAATGCATGTATTACTCTCGAAGATAGATTAAAAACGGTAGTGCAAAAACTCTACCCCCTCCACACATCTGCAGTAATTCCAGTTCCAAGATAATCTGCAATCGATCTACACTGAATGTACCGTAATGACATAAAAAAAATACTAGATCAAAGTTGGGCATAACAGTAATCATCACAACGGTTACTTGATTGTCCTAAATTGCGACCAACCACTACTAATCCACGAATGAACTCCACCTAGTGCTTGGGGTCTTGCGTTGCAAGCCATAATCGAGCATCATTTACACAACTTTCCGCCCTACCAAGACACTCAATCTAGCCACCGTCTAGACCTACATCTAAACTTATGCAGAAGTGAAGCCGGCACGCCCTCCACCCGGTGGGAGGGTCTCACCTAGCTCTGGGACCTTCACGGAACTTAGCCTCGACCGCACTCTCTCGGTAACCTACTAAGCCTGCCAAGTGGGTGGCATCAAAAGAGGCTCTAACATGGTTACTAGGTTGTAGTTCCCCATACCGTATAATGGATGCAATAAGACAAGTAACAAATGTTAGTGCACAAAATATATATCAAGCATGGTAGAACAAAATCTAAATATAGCATGAATATATTTTCCCAGCTTTTATTAAGTTGACATGGTGGAAATAATTTGGTATAGTGAATGTTATTTAGCATAAGGGTATCCATGTTGGTTTAGTTGTTCTTATCATATTATTTAGGCGGAGTCTGCTACACATCCATTCATCCATGCGCAGGTCTTTGGGGGTAATATCGTCCAGCCTTTGATCAGGAAGTGGGGAGTCGAGCATGTAGGCTCCAAAGTGCCAGCGGATGCCACCATAGGGAGAGCAACCTCACGGACCAAAAGCATATGTCGGAAAAGGACGCAATAAAGCCAAATGGTTCTATGGCTCCGTGAGGGGGGGACAACAAGAAGCAATAACACAAATGCCCCAACCCCGAAGATCATTGGCCGACATTCGTCTGCACCTAGCCTCGGCGAAGAAGTGGAAGAACCAAATAAAGGCAAATGTTCCTACGGTAAAAAAGTAAAGCTGGCCTATGCCAACCAAGTTTTGACGGAGGAGACAGTCTAAACTAATAAAAGAAGGGTTTCATGGGGTCAAAAGGTAAAGTTGGCCTATGCCAATCAAGTTTTGACGGAGGAAAAGATCCAAACAATCATAGGCACACGGGTTGTTATTATTGCAACGAAAATAATATCATCAATGTGCAAGCACCATGCAAAAATGAGAGTTATATATGCACATAGAAATAGTAGCAATGATTACTGCAACAAGATCTAGGGTATTTACCACATGGTACGAAATAAAAGAGCAACCTAACATGCAAGATATCATGGTAATATAATCTAACTAAGCTATGTttcaacatgaaataatggaGCATTATTATTCACatacaagatttaataaagcatttgagcaagatttaaaatactccctccgtcccaaaatgtaaggcgcctaaggattagtcaaaagtcaacattttttaagtttgaccaagtttatacacaaaaatataaagattTACAATACTGAAccaatatcaatagattcaccatcaagtatattttcttaatatgttcattcgatattgtagatgtaaatatatttatctaaatatttggtcaaagtttgtaatgtttgacttttgactaatacttagacgccttacatttgggATGGACGGAGTACTACAAATACTAATAAAATGCAGAGAAGGTGTCGATTCCTTACCTTTGCTGTTTGGGGGTGTAACCCAACTAAATTCCATGCTAGGGTTGAAGATCTACATTAAAACAATACtatatttagatgtgcgccttggcgcacgatcccgtgaaagtcACATCGGTTTGACTTTGTACGACGGAGATGAAAATCAGTTGCAACAGTTCTTGGGTTTTACGAAACGAAATAGATAGGATTGAACACACGAAATCATAAATGTAATAGCAAACACTTAGATATAATCGGGAAAATAGAGGAAATGGAGAAATGTTTTGGGGATAGCGTTGTCTCGTAGACCTAGAAAACAGTATGTAGAACACTATATTAAACATATGTAGAAATCGATGGTAATAAAACATCAAATAGAAAAACTATCTGATGGATGAAACACTATGTAATTCATCAATAGTACCGCCTctatccataaatagatgtcttagatttgtctatataagacatctatttattgATGGAGGGAACCTATATTAAGCATATGTAGAAATCTATGGTAATAAAACATCAAATAGAAAAACTATCTGATGGATGAAACACTATGTAAATCATCATAAGTACTACCTctatccataaatagatgtcttagatttttctatataagacatctatttattgACGGAGGGATTCCGACATGTTTTACTATACATGGTAATAAGTGTATAGTCAACAACGAATACATTGCTTGCTATTCTCCAATAGAATGATGTATGTTGTCACTGTCACTTCACCTTGGTGGCTATAGTGTTGTTAATGGATTTGCAAGAAGGTGAGTTTCGCCTTCATCATGAACCTGGATGGAATATCAATGATATCCATGCCTTAAACCTGGCAAGAAAGAACGGGAGACCATATTCGCGAAGTTGTAGCCAGATTTCATAGCCACACTCCTAAATTGATAACACAAACAAAATACAAGCGAATAGGCGAATAGAGATTAATGATATACACTTAATTTAATCACCAGTAGGCGACACATCCATGACACATGGTTGCAAAGAAATAAGCAACATACATATACACTTGTTTCTCTGACGGTTCTGAAGAAATTATAGGCATATGTAATATATATAACATTCTCTAATTCTTCAGAACCTTTTTACCAAGAATATACTTAATAGATATATATCGGTTCTAATCTAAGCACATGCACATCAAAGCATAGACAGAGAAAGAGACCATTCAGTAACAATATATACTAACATCACTCAAATACAAAAAAGAAGATATTGATATAAGCATAATAGTGTGCATAATAAAAATGAAAGCGCATACTCCTACGAATGGTTATTCTCTAAGAGTATATCACAATTGTTGGAACCACACAAAATATATTTGTCCAAACAAAGAGTAAAATGAGAACcaagctaaaaaagaaaaaaattattccTTTCTCCTATTTCTTAGGCAAAAGACAAACATGGAAATTGAACATCAAATTGATACTAGAGCTTGTGTCACATACAAACCTGAAGTGGCCAATTAAGCATCCTCCATATCTGCCAAATAAAGAGCCGAACATCACTAAGAAAGTCTAGACCTGAAAGGGCCAATGCTAGCATGAACCCAACCTCGAATTTTGCATAGAAAAAGAATTTCCAATTAATTTTGCCCAATACTCTTAACCAGCATGGCACTGGCCTAAAATCTTCTAAATCTCCTAGTAAAATGAAGTCAGGGATGAGAGGGACAAGGAGCAACCTGGAACCAAGCAAGGAACATAACAACATGCTCCTCTTACCGACAGTTGTACTATATGACGAATAGAATTGAGTACCGCTTATTGGAAGCCAGCATGTGGAGCAAGCAGGACAGCCGGCGACAAAAGCAAGGCGTGGTTGAAACTTAAAATGCAGCCGTCCTCATTCAGTTCAGTACCTTGGAGTGGTCCAGCTATCATGTTAATATTTAGCAGAATGAACAACTGCAAAAGTATGAATGTTGAATCATAATTAAATCAGATCTAATGTTGCAACATTTCCATATAAATTCATGCGGGAGAGATGAGTTACCTTCTCCGGGATGAACTTGGGGTAGTTCTTCATGGAGCATTTGACAGAGGGAAGGGAACTCGCAAGTGGGCACCTGGTTGCCGTTGAAGATCCTTGGGACAGCAGAGTTCCAGGATAGTATGGACACAATTGATATGGTGGATGGTATGGACACAACTGATGGGGAACTGGAGTGTGACGCAGATCTGCTGCAAGATATTCTGCAGTCATATGTACGATATGCTTGACCTAGAACAAACATCGATTAAAAACAGTGAACAGCTGCTTTTTAGTCAATGAGGTGATATCATAGTCATGCATTTACTGTCCATATAAATTCATTTTTGCGTCGTTATAGGAACCTACACTATTGATCTTGCTACTCTGTTTTTTAACGGCTGGGAGTGTGCAATTTATAAACCTAGAAAATTAGTCTATACATATACTTCCGCATATGCAACTTTGAgtataaaattaaaataagagTTATTAAGGAGCGCGCAAACCACATAAAATAAGTAGCCGAATCAAAAGGCTGGAGTAAATCAGCATGTTCTAAAGCATATTTGTAGACTTGCTAATCAATCAGCTACACAACAGTGCAACAGAagatgtgaaaaccctagatTGTAAGTTAAAACCTGAAACTGTAATTTGGATAGTTGTTTCACGTTAACAAAATTTGCAAACTGTATCGTTCCATTTTCCAACATGTCAtggaaaggtaagcatggatgacAGAGAGTTGGAGCCAAAATACAAcgctgattccttttctttcaaaCTATGAACATGCCAAAGCACGATGTCAGGTTCTCGGGAGCCAACAATTCATGGTCTTTGTTTTTTCACACAACTCAGCTGCAGGAGAAGTATCAGCTAGGCGTGCAGTATATTAGGAATGTACTACCACTGTCATGCAGGGCGGCAGGAAGAAAGTAAAAGTTAAACTAAGATCAAAATCAGCCAATTGATATTAAGAGGCTATCTAGACAAGATACATGGAGAGAGTGTGCATGATAATAATTAAGTACCCAAACTGAAAGTCTATTCTTAACCGTAATTATGCCTAAAGAAAGTTCAGTCATCATAATGAGAGCGCAAGCCCTAAAGATTAGACGGAGCAGCGTTCAGACCAGAATGGTTTTCAGTAAGGGAATCTAGTGCAGTGATTTCAGCCAAGGAAAAAATGCAGGTCTCAAAAGAGCAAGCGAAGGCTCCATTTAAGGCGTCTATATTACTGATTTTAACACAAACAAGACTGAAATTAGCTAGAGAGGTAAACAGCGTCACTGGTGAGCTTACCCTGGTAGGAAGATGTGATTGTGTCAGTCGGGGCGGTCGGCTCCAGCGGCGGCAACTCGGCCTCGCTGCTCCGCCAATGGTTGTGACCCTGTTCTAGCTGCATCAAACAATGATTTATTGTTGGTTGTGAGCTAGGAGGAGTGAAAATATTATTTGTACAAATCATAAATGTACAATTTAATGTGCAAAACGAAGATAGAAGCACAATGTTATTTCATGGACTTATCAGATATAAGATGCTAACTTAAAAGGCTTGAAAGAAGCATGGTGTTAAACGTATAGACACCAGAACACACACAAATCCTAAATCATACTTGTGACAACAATACAGTTACATGACAGTTACCATGCAGTAGAACAGCGCGAAAGTATGTTATCATCCGTTTATGGGGCAAGCTAGGTCTACGATTTCTAAATCATCACCTGAAATAGTGAAATTCTCTTAGCAGCGGGCCTTGAGCTTGGCGAGGTGGCGTGTGAGGTCGTCCTCGTCGACATTCTCCTTGTCCTTGGCGGCAGGGATGGTGTGTGCGGCAGCCTGTCGAAGCTGACTGACACCTCCAGCCCATAGTCACCCGCCACCTGCTGCATGAGGATGTTGACCTCGGTCTCTGGCCTGGACAGAAGTATAGAGATATGAACCTCAAACTCCCCATACCTGACGAACGAACAAAAGAATGTACCGACGTCATGCGGCAGCAACGCTCTTGAAAAGAACGAAATCTTGTAACCCAGATGTATATGAGGCCATGACAAATAAACTATACATAAACATATGAAGTGATCTTAAATTGCAGGCCAAAGGTCTAGAAAATGAAGAATACTCTAATGAAATGGGGCAGAGTTTTTGAGAACGATACTACATAATCAGATTTAGCTCGATCTCCGGTAGTCCGAAACAAAGATTTCAGCAGTGTAGTTGGAGAAGTGTCTTTGCCATTTGTAAGGGTGTGGATACATCAATGAGGGCACAACTGAAAGAGATAAAAGAAATATTAAAAAACCGTTATGTTAATGAAGGTTTATTGTACCCCCTCTGGTCCCATTTAATCGATGCCAAATCTACTTAAGAATACACTGGTTTAGTTGTAATCCCGCGTCGATTAAtaacgaccggagggagtacatgaacATGAGTACATAATGTCAGTTTGCTTTTTCCAAGAAGGTGGAGCAAAATTGTATGATCACAATTTCACCTCCATAGATCCACAAAAAGAATAGGACACCAATATGGTGCTACAATTTAGGGCGCAGGCCAATGGGTGTTCTCCAAGTGGCAATGTCAAGGGCCAAAGTTGCCATCCCCACGGTAAGTTCCGGAATCGGACAGGCACCATTGTGTTGTGCCGGGATACGCGAGCAGCAAAATTGGTATGTTCTCACTAATTTATCTGGTTACTTCTATCTCCAACAAGAATCCTGAGGCACCAACCTACCCAAATGCTTCCAAGTAGTCTGCACAATTCCAGTGACAGATACAACTCTGTTCATGAGGTAAAATAAGATCCCTCGGATGTAATTCTCACCAAATAAATGAAGTTGGCATGGCTTAGCTTTAGCTGTACTAAATACCTATAGCTACATCAAAATCCAAGCCATTCGGATGGCCCAGCAAGGCCAAAAAAATCCACAACTGAAAAGCAAGCAAGAAATTTACTTACTGCCTGCAGAGTATGGATGAAATATGGTAAGATTTTTTATTTTCCTTCAATTTTGAGTAAGCACATGACAGATAATTTTCAAAACTAAAGCATAAAACAACAAATTCTCTAGCTTGATCGAGGATCTGTTTTCGAGGGTGGGAACAAATAACACACTAAGCTAAACTTGCCAAGAAGAAAGTTAGCAACAATATATCCACCTGAGCAAATAACACACTAAGCTATGCCGGGAGGATTACCTTAGTTTCTATATCCTCCCAGCATAGCTTAATGTGTTATTTGTTCCCACCCTATTTCGAGAATATCCACCTGAGCATATGCTAATATTATGTTGTGTACTTGGTTGATTCAGTGCCATAGTGTATTTATCTACCAAATGGTCCATATAGAAGAAATCACAGTAGCACCATCAAAATCAATATTAGATAGGGAAAAATAATAATTATAAGTTACTTTTAGTATGATAAATCTACACAAGCATATTATGCCATGGGGAAACCAGTAGCACAAGAATTTGCAGAATTATAAAAAAaagaatcatgaatatgaaactaCTGCCAGATAGTTTCTATATTAGGCAATAAaggaaattatgacattactaacTCATCACAACAATATAAAAGGTGCTTGAAGGCGTCACCTCAGATTGATCAGGCAGAGGGACGTCCAGCACACCTCGGAGAAAACAAAACCAACAATGAACCTGCAAAGAGCACGCCTTAAAAATCTGAACAAATAGTACAGTTtggttctctttagaattattatgCAGCAGAAGGTCAAGATAAGCATCTTCCACTCGATGATATTGATCAGCTAAAACACAAGATAAGAAATTATTCCAGAACATGTTTTAAACTCATACCATTTTGGGAGCTTCCCACCGCTTTGCTCAATGAACTGGCTGAGGTACATGTACATCACACCATCGCATGAGAATCCTAAGCAAAAAATGTGAGTGCAAGGAGGTCACCATTTAAGCGAAATAGGTAAACTCAACCTCCACAATGATTGGAATGGATGTTTTCGGGGGCCTCCCACAACTCTGCTCAATGAACTGTCCGACATTGTCATGAATCATCATCTAAAACATTATTAATTTATCATTATTATTAACCCAACAGAGAATTGAAGTAAATAGATCATTCAGCAGAAAAATTATAAAGCGTAGTCTAAAACAGAGAATTCAAGAGCAGATGCTTAGCCTCAAACAGACAACGGTAGGAATCAGTGGTGTCTCTCTTACGCTCTGTTTCCTTGCCTCTCTTTGGTGACTCTGCATAAATTTTAGAAAGTTGACTTCAAATCATAAAATTAATCCAGAAAATAGCAAGAATTGAACGCTGGGAATAAGATGACAGGGGTACCGTAACATTAACAATCTACAAAAGTTAGTCCAATAACCAATAATGGTTGTCTTGACGTGTACATATTTTACAAAACTTAGTACAATAACGTCTTTTCTTGTAATTTTCATGCATTTTGTTGCTCACCTTAAAGTCACTGGTGTTATTATTTTTCACTTATGTTGGCTGTACAAGAAAAGGCTTTAAAACATCCTCATTTTTTTCCTCCAAGCCACAATTAGCTGTGCAACTTTTCTAGCAATTAGAATGTGCTAAAGGATAGTATTCAAAATTAAAGTAACTTATGTGTAAATTTATCCTAAAGATCCCACAAAAAGCCATTTTCCTCTCTTTATTTCATACTCTAAAACAAACCAAGATAAACAGGGTGGGTGCCCTCAATACTCATTGGACATCTTACAAAGGTGCTTCCCATGACATATGTTGGTCAACAAGTAAGAAATAAAAACGACAACCAAGGAATCGACTAAAACGTGCTAGCTAGGTGCAAAATACCTAATAAACCTCATATATGTAGGAGTTACTATTGAATCTCTATAACACACCTGTCATTATCAACAGTAAGTGAAAATAATCTTGTATACTAATAAAATGAGAGATCAAGCGCACAGAAGAAAATGGAAACCTTGCTCCATTTCATATCTCCACTTCGACTGTTTGCTACCTAATTCATGGAGTATAAAAAAACAATAGGCCTGAAACGCAACACAAGAATATTCAGTTTTAAATTTCAGTACGTAGGACTTTGGAATCAATCTTGTACTACTAAAAAAATTAATCCACCCAATGACAACAAACCGTAGGCATCATTACAGTGAAACTATATTGAATCAAAAGATTTTAACTCAGACTACCCAATGATATGATTCAGATTAGAAAATCAAGCTCAATAGCCACATGCTTTTAAAAAGTGGTTCTTCTTACCTTGTGAGAACCACTTCATCTTCACCAAAGAACCCAACCAGAACACTCCTTGCTCCTTCACATCTCTCAAAGGAACCAGCCGCtcctttttcttctcctcaaataGTTCATACAATTATCTTAGCAAGGACTTACATCAAGCACCTTGTAGGCACGTATAAAAATTAGATGTACACAAACAAGAGAGGAGCAGCTCGCCCCGACGTCTTTGCTCTGGCCAGTAAAGGCACAATGTAAATATAGTTGATATATGAACTATATGGCACCATGTAGCTATAGAATCGTGAAACAAAATTTAATCTAGCATGGAATAGCATGACAAACTATGAACAAAAGCTATAAAAATATTGTTTCACAAAAACAGACCAGCAACTTATTTTCATCGCTGCAGCTAAACCGCTGAACCAAATTGAGTGAATGACCACTCAAAACGATCGTAGAAACGATACTTACAAAACACTCCAACTAAGCTTCCTCTGATTCGGCCAATTGAGTACTTGAAAATGACAATCTCTGAACCTGTACGCCCAGAAACGAGAATATTGAAACATGTTTCCTCTAGTTTCCACTTGATTTTGGTAAGCCCCTGCCATAAGAACCTAGGAACCACCATTGATAGAACCTAAGATGGTCATGGAGGTTGGGAAAACTCACCCTTGGAGCTGAATCAAGAGGAACCGGACATGAAATGGGGATCTTCTTATCTTCCTTCTCCCCCTCTTGATCCTCTTCATggcacctcttcttcttcctctagcaCCTAGACCATAAAATCTTCTTGTTGTAGGGAAGGACGAGCTAAGCCATGGCAGGAAGtaaagggagagaggggaggaagTGGGGCGCCATGGGGTGGAAAGGGGATAGAActggaagaagaggtggaggcggtaagggaggaggagagcaggggcGGGAGGTGGAGAGCagaggcgggaggaggaggaggtgaggggattggggaggaacGAGCTAGGAAGGGGATTGGGGAAGAAGGGCGTCACGAGATTGggctgtggcggctagggttttcattGCGTGCCTTGCCCTTTTTATACCGTGTGGTGCCAAAATGAATGGCCGAGATTCGTTCTAGGGAAGATCCGATGGATGAGAATCGCTAATCGTTGTGAGACCCCCATGGGGGGgcatcaattatacctttagattgcaTATGTGTCAGAAATCCTTTCCCAAGACTTCAAATAAACAACAAatcaaataaaataattttgtttcCAAACCAGTGGCATAAGAAAGAGTTTTTCAAAAAGAAATTAATGCAAAATGTTTCAACCTTTTTGGACTATTATTTTAGGAAATATAGCCATTCAAAGTTGGGTTTAAAATCTGATTTTAAAATCCCTTTTTCTTTTCTGGAAAAAATGTTGGAAATAACTAAAACGCTAACATCAGGGACCCACCCTAACCAAACCCAAAGTGATACCctcccctttcttcttcttccacgCGTGGTCGAGGTCCTGGCGGCGCTCCGGCGAGCCTTGCCGACGCCAGGGTGAGGGAGAGGACACGGGGAACGGGCATCTCCAACTCGTCGAGGCGGTTCTCGGTGATATACGGCACGGCCAAGGGGAGGGCCTGGAGGTGAGGCGGcggtcgacggcaggtggcggttgTCCCCGTCGACTCCGACTATCCCGAGCACCGGCGAGAGATGCTAATGTTGACATAATCTTGCCTCTAATCAAGTTTGTGTGTCATCAGCGTACATTCGTTAATTTCCTATAGTACGTGTCCTAGCATAGGTCGGTTTCAATTTAGTGccgatttggttttggttagcATGTCGtgtacttcctccgttccaaaatgtaaggcgtctaaggactggtcaaaagtcaaattttactaattttgatcaaatatttagaaaaatatatttacatctacaatatcgaatggacatattaaaaaaatattgtatggtgaatctattcatgttggCCTAGCATTTTGGTACAAAGGGAGTACTTGGCAAGGCTGCTACCTAAGTTTGAATAGGTCTAGGTAATCCTGGTATCTTCCGGTGAGTTGTGGTTTAAGTCGGCTAGGTAGACTAGTCAGGTGAGTTCTATATATACGCAGGCATATACGGTTGTAAGTTGTACCGAGTTGAGAAAATCAGAAAATCAATAAATAGAAGTTTAGAGGGTGCGACACGGACCCTTGGCGATAAATTTTGTGTTCACGTGTGTTTATCTAGTTTCATGTGATTTATCCGTGAGCGAATttcaacaattggtatcagagcgaggtccAAGATTTGAGCCACGCTTGCCCTGGGGAGGCGACCCGTACTAGTGCCTTGGGGCGGGCGATCATCGTTCCGCGGAGCGACACGGAGGAGATGGCGGGGTGACATCGTCGgcaaggtggtggaggtggatggGAGAGGTGGTGCCGAGGTACGGTACCGGGAgtctcatcaagatcatcaccaaGGAGTTTTGTCAAGGTCGTCTTTGGAGGAGTTCGATGAGTCAAAGAGTCAAGTGTGTGCATGTCTACATGTGCGGTCGGTGTCGTGTCAGTGAGTCGTCGTTGTGTCTAAGTGCACGTCTCCATGACGATCTATTGCAGTTGAAGCGCGTCAAGTGTGTGAGGTGTGCACAATGAGTTATGTCCATGTTCTCGTGGAGCGTCCCTGGTTGCGGCCAGCAGGGTTCGGTGCGATGCCGAAGGTGGACGGTAGTAGGGAAAGCCACCCTAAAACGAGGAGGTGTGTGCACNNNNNNNNNNNNNNNNNNNNNNNNNNNNNNNNNNNNNNNNNNNNNNNNNNNNNNNNNNNNNNNNNNNNNNNNNNNNNNNNNNNNNNNNNNNNNNNNNNNNTGcacaatattctgagcaccgacttggacttctctggacacaaggttgaacttcctggatgagagggttgacctttctgtcggaacttacctgaacttttcatttttttcagaGCTACTGATTGTACTACAACTTTCTCAACCATTGGTCGGAACTGTGCaagtgatataccgttggatagataatcaaaaaccgcaactttttcatgttcacaactttcgcagattatgcatggtttaaatttaattttgaaaatacgaaaacgcttctatatggccagaaaacgaattatttgtttgattttcgaatcgcttaccgaaaatgtacaaatgatataccgttggatagataatgaaattgcgcaactttttcatgttttacgttttctCAAAAtcatcacagtttttgaacaattttgaaaataccgaaattcggacgtacttaaaaacgagcggacagtaatttggatgtttTGTTTcgaccgtttgtcggaatgatgcaaatgatatggcgttggaaagctatgaaatAGGCGCAACTTTCATATTCCAATtgatttctctaattccttacagtttaagagaaaaactcgaattactgtccgaccgttttatgtgacgggcacggaATGATTATCCACACGATTTTCATCTGGTATATTTAaaaaatgcaaatgatatacggttggaaaggtgtcaaaatggcgcatctttttcgtaccTACCATTTTATCCACATCCGAAtggtttaaaattaattttagaagttttgaaatcatgtttccggtatattttgtgggataatgaTTTGAaattgatgga contains the following coding sequences:
- the LOC124683586 gene encoding uncharacterized protein LOC124683586 isoform X2, producing the protein MYMYLSQFIEQSGGKLPKWFIVGFVFSEVCWTSLCLINLRPETEVNILMQQVAGDYGLEVSVSFDRLPHTPSLPPRTRRMSTRTTSHATSPSSRPAAKRISLFQLEQGHNHWRSSEAELPPLEPTAPTDTITSSYQGKLTSDAVYLSS
- the LOC124683586 gene encoding uncharacterized protein LOC124683586 isoform X1, which codes for MTMSDSSLSRVVGGPRKHPFQSLWSQFIEQSGGKLPKWFIVGFVFSEVCWTSLCLINLRPETEVNILMQQVAGDYGLEVSVSFDRLPHTPSLPPRTRRMSTRTTSHATSPSSRPAAKRISLFQLEQGHNHWRSSEAELPPLEPTAPTDTITSSYQGKLTSDAVYLSS